Proteins from a single region of Pungitius pungitius chromosome 4, fPunPun2.1, whole genome shotgun sequence:
- the LOC119197300 gene encoding RNA polymerase II elongation factor ELL2-like gives MASLSQEHHYGLSCGQNNKNSPNRTLYHVKLTDTAIRALEAYQKLKISLPSEPAICFKGNQGYIKIPAPTPESPSALRVFSFYLSSDSKDQPQASFDCIHQYVSSDGREQLEGQGTIQDKITVCATDDSYQMTRERMSQVEKDSWSRSAIEIKPGATHPTKCVKLHKRPAPLSAPDTSVHKQSTNNRKNGGMATPTQKPLRERIIHLLALKPYRKPELLLWLERERAGPKDKTELGAMLEEVARVNPKDSSYLLRDEFYKHVQRDWPGYSEEERQHVSRMLARKLQPHVGHQPRNLQANVSVLKTSEDTTLQHSTAKNPAVKRPVPFDLLEKPTVKRQRPADQKLHQRPPVNGLLNNKGHDAAAPMLSPGFLTKTEFQRTSNHTSDQGGSPGGHGGFPVTHKLRSASDTHVSAESTDQEAKASSQQPPQRDSDCAHLQLDNGQHRKKKSKKHKDKERERLKDNKGTEWLETSPDLKQNLDHHDHPDITNAVASEEKPDYVLTYDTIVSLEQRGRYQEDFCAEYDEYKDLHSRIATITHMFVQLGSKIKSLSPGTQEYKIMEDQILEKYNKYRKKFPGYREEKKRCEYLHEKLSYIKQLIKDYDVSHASS, from the exons ATGGCTTCGCTCAGCCAGGAGCACCACTACGGGCTGTCCTGcggacaaaataacaaaaacagccCCAACAGGACGCTGTACCATGTCAAGCTCACGGACACGGCTATCAGGGCGCTGGAGGCGTACCAGAAACTCAAG ATCTCTTTACCAAGTGAGCCAGCCATTTGTTTCAAAGGAAACCAAGGG TACATCAAGATCCCTGCTCCAACACCAGAGTCACCTTCTGCGCTCCGCGTCTTTTCCTTTTACTTATCCAGCGACAGCAAAGACCAACCTCAAGCCAGCTTTGACTGCATCCATCAATATGTTTCAAG CGACGGCCGTGAGCAGCTGGAAGGTCAAGGCACCATCCAGGACAAGATCACGGTGTGCGCCACCGACGACTCCTACCAGATGACCCGCGAGAGGATGTCTCAGGTGGAGAAGGACAGCTGGAGCCGCTCTGCCATCGAGATCAAACCCGGGGCCACACATCCAA caaAATGTGTCAAGCTCCACAAGAGGCCAGCTCCTCTGTCTGCACCAGACACCAGCGTCCACAAGCAGTCCACCAACAACAGGAAGAACGGCGGCATGGCCACGCCGACCCAGAAGCCCTTGAGGGAGCGCATCATCCACCTCCTAGCTCTCAAGCCCTACAGGAaaccagagctgctgctgtggctggagagagaaagagccgGCCCGAAGGACAAGACCGAGCTGGGCGCTATGCTGGAGGAG GTGGCAAGAGTGAATCCCAAAGACAGCAGCTACCTGCTGAGGGATGAGTTCTACAAGCATGTGCAGAGGGACTGGCCCGGctacagcgaggaggagaggcagcacGTCAGCAGGATGCTGGCCAG GAAGTTGCAGCCACACGTTGGACATCAACCAAGGAATCTTCAAGCAAATGTGTCCGTGCTAAAGACGTCTGAGGATACGACACTACAGCACAGCACAGCAAAGAATCCTGCAGTG aaacGTCCTGTGCCTTTTGACTTATTGGAAAAGCCAACTGTTAAGAGACAAAGACCTGCGGACCAAAAGTTGCACCAGCGGCCCCCGGTGAACGGACTGTTAAACAATAAAGGACACGACGCTGCAGCTCCGATGCTCAGCCCCGGTTTCCTCACAAAGACGGAGTTTCAACGGACAAGTAACCACACTAGTGACCAAGGCGGCTCGCCAGGGGGCCACGGCGGCTTTCCTGTAACGCACAAGCTGAGGAGCGCCTCCGACACACACGTCTCAGCGGAGAGCACAGATCAAGAAGCCAAAGCGAGCAGCCAGCAGCCACCGCAGAGGGACTCTGACTGCGCCCACCTGCAGCTCGACAACGGCCAGCACAGAAAGAAGAAATCTAAAAAGCACAAAGACAAGGAGCGGGAGCGGTTGAAAGACAACAAGGGCACGGAATGGTTAGAGACGAGTCCTGATCTTAAGCAGAACCTGGACCATCATGACC ATCCTGACATCACAAATGCTGTGGCCTCTGAGGAGAAGCCGGATTATGTGCT AACGTATGACACCATCGTGAGTTTGGAGCAACGTGGGAGGTACCAGGAGGATTTCTGTGCAGAGTATGATGAATACAAAGACCTGCACTCCCGGATCGCCACCATAACTCACATGTTCGTTCAGTTAGGATCCAAGATCAAAAGCTTGTCCCCTGGCACACAAGAATATAAG ATAATGGAAGACCAGATTCTTGAAAAGTACAACAAGTATCGAAAG AAGTTCCCCGGCTACCGGGAAGAGAAGAAACGCTGCGAATATCTCCACGAGAAACTGTCCTACATCAAACAGCTAATCAAGGACTACGACGTCTCTCATGCTTCTTCATAG
- the wdr93 gene encoding WD repeat-containing protein 93 has protein sequence MEITSIQMSRTAEAAYLLGTVDDMGVARVFAYHCEAIHPLSVINIMENINKRSICLTFELSEDGNYGAASMSCNGAIWLEIYQFPSEAWLKETEMALSQQQDENSSRDKDVKWSPVAALIKLKPPKIPAATALDGSLGVFKMTDILTHCLALEGEDRRGHQWDGQGSSRHAGKTREKPRRCTHHFLLPCGPFPGESKAKVLPVSPVAVCVWWSGSHNLLQYMLQKAPKNKTGMVSSAYLVLFQRTFFVLERCNFSLFDRSLIDTDVEPTPDVLWPNAKEILCSAVSRCSRHVALGLDGALVCVWDRQSGSPLSIVDVSAADRAFFRMQFVDNWPEPADVCQTSTTAKVCLLLLCKSGEMYTVTAGGGTRSCTVQLSERPKDSADLPTVTASVPFLQSLSLVVQRKGKMFLQDVINRTNVCSLILPKTHRIATPCNPVYALNPTQQTLFIQGDQESSSSASSEVESQSQLFIFRLGEHEIIKRYIVSLPDSPQQLNTLSCVTLEETCNLYLQQRAQSVDERNKALRQTWKRLQETAVRVQQRNSKAAAS, from the exons ATGGAAATTACGTCTATTCAAATGAGCAGAACGGCTGAGGCAGCCTATCTGCTGGGCACTGTTGATGATATGG GTGTTGCCAGAGTCTTTGCATATCACTGTGAAGCTATTCACCCCCTTAGTGTTATAAACATCATG GAAAATATCAACAAAAGGAGCATTTGCTTGACATTTGAACTGTCTGAAGATGGAAATTATGGCGCTGCGTCAATGAGCT GTAACGGTGCCATTTGGCTCGAGATTTACCAGTTCCCTTCAGAAGCTTGGctgaaagagacagagatggCACTGTCACAACAGCAG GACGAAAACTCATCTAGAGATAAGGATGTGAAATGGTCTCCAGTTGCAGCTCTGATTAAACTCAAGCCACCCAAAATCCCAGCAG CGACAGCATTGGATGGTTCACTTGGAGTGTTCAAGATGACAGATATTTTGACCCACTGTTTGGCTCTGGAAGGGGAGGACCGTAGGGGTCATCAATGGGACGGCCAGGGTTCTAGCAGACATGCAGGAAAAACAAGGGAGAAACCAAG ACGTTGCACCCATCACTTCCTCCTGCCTTGTGGTCCGTTCCCTGGAGAGAGTAAAGCAAAAGTGCTGCCAG TATCACCTGTTGCAGTCTGTGTGTGGTGGAGTGGCAGCCATAATCTTCTTCAGTATATGCTGCAGAAAGCACCAAAGAACAAAACAGGAATGGTGTCATCGGCTTATCTAGTTTTATTCCAACGTACTTTTTTTGTTCTAGAGAGGTgtaacttttctctttttgaccgTTCCCTCATTGACACAGACGTGGAACCCACGCCAGATGTTTTATGGCCAAATGCAAAGGAGATCCTGTGCTCTGCCGTTAGTAGATGCAGCCGTCACGTAGCTCTCGGGCTCGATGgtgctctggtgtgtgtgtgggacaggCAGTCTG GGTCTCCATTGTCGATTGTCGACGTGTCGGCAGCAGACCGTGCCTTCTTCAGGATGCAATTTGTGGATAACTGGCCTGAGCCCGCTGACGTTTGCCAGACTTCTACCACAGCAAAAGtctgtcttttgttgttgtgtaaaaGTGGAGAAATGTATACAgtcacagcaggaggaggaacccGATCCTGCACAGTGCAGCTCTCTGAAAG GCCAAAAGACAGCGCAGACCTTCCAACTGTCACTGCTTCAGTCCCGTTCCTGCAGAGTTTG TCTCTTGTGGtgcaaagaaagggaaaaatgtTCCTTCAAGATGTCATCAACAGAACCAATGTTTGCTCCTTGATTCTTCCCAAAACTCATCGGATTGCTACTCCCTGCAATCCTGTTTATGCTCTGAACCCCACGCAGCAGACTCTTTTCATACAAG GTGACCAGGAATCCAGCTCCAGTGCGTCATCTGAAGTAGAAAGCCAGAGTCAGCTTTTCATCTTCCGTTTGGGAGAGCATGAAATTATCAAGCGGTATATTGTTTCACTTCCAGACTCTCCGCAACAACTAAACACACTCAGCTGTGTCACTCTTGAGGAAACGTGCAATCTCTACCTGCAGCAAAG AGCGCAGTCTGTGGATGAAAGGAACAAAGCTTTAAGGCAGACATGGAAGCGTCTACAGGAAACTGCAGTGAGGGTACAACAAAGAAACAGCAAAGCTGCAGCCAGCTGA
- the LOC119197125 gene encoding putative gonadotropin-releasing hormone II receptor → MNLTLCDSGAILPHPNADIRLTANCSSASSNWTVGADALQLPTFTTAAKVRVIITCILCGISAFCNLAVLRAACSDGKRKSHVKVLIIHLTLADLLVTFIVMPVDAVWNVTIQWLAGDLACRLLMFLKLQAMYSCAFVTVVISLDRQSAILNPLAISKARKRNRVMLTVAWGMSVVLSVPQIFLFHNVTIALPEDFTQCTTRGSFVSHWHETSYNMFTFSCLFLLPLVIMITCYTRIFCEISKRLRKDNKASNELHLRCSKDNIPRARMRTLKMSIVIVSSFIICWTPYYLLGLWYWFLPNDLEGKVSHSLTHILFIFGLVNACLDPLIYGLFTMHFRKGLRRFYCNGTTVSDLDNHTVLTGSFTSAANSLPLKREVSPAAHERVVLRNLNHNEAESTSPRSRFLTADNDAETDPNPSSPESLA, encoded by the exons ATGAACCTCACTCTCTGTGACTCTGGTGCAATCTTGCCTCACCCGAACGCCGACATCCGACTGACTGCGAACTGCTCCTCGGCCTCTTCCAACTGGACAGTGGGGGCAGATGCCCTGCAGCTGCCCACATTCACCACAGCGGCGAAAGTCCGAGTGATTATTACCTGCATTCTCTGTGGCATATCGGCCTTTTGCAACCTAGCTGTGCTGCGGGCGGCGTGCAGCGACGGGAAACGCAAATCCCACGTCAAGGTGCTGATAATCCACCTGACGCTTGCTGACCTGCTGGTCACCTTCATCGTGATGCCCGTGGACGCCGTGTGGAACGTCACCATCCAGTGGCTTGCCGGGGACCTGGCCTGCAGACTACTGATGTTTCTGAAGCTGCAAGCGATGTACTCATGCGCATTTGTCACCGTGGTCATCAGTCTGGACAGGCAGTCAGCCATACTCAACCCGCTGGCTATCAGTAAGGCCCGAAAGAGGAACCGAGTCATGCTGACTGTGGCGTGGGGCATGAGCGTCGTGCTATCGGTTCCTCAG atTTTCCTTTTTCACAACGTCACCATTGCCCTCCCGGAAGACTTCACTCAGTGCACCACACGAGGAAGTTTTGTCTCTCACTGGCACGAAACGTCTTACAACATGTTCACTTTTTCCTGCCTGTTCCTGCTTCCTCTCGTCATCATGATCACCTGCTACACAAGGATCTTCTGCGAGATCTCCAAACGGCTGCGAAAGGACAACA AGGCTTCCAATGAGTTGCATTTGCGTTGTTCGAAGGACAACATCCCGAGAGCCCGGATGAGAACTCTAAAAATGAGTATCGTGATCGTCTCGTCTTTCATTATCTGCTGGACTCCATACTACCTGCTGGGCCTGTGGTACTGGTTCCTCCCCAACGACCTGGAGGGGAAGGTCTCCCACTCACTGACCCACATCCTGTTCATCTTTGGGCTCGTCAACGCCTGCCTGGACCCGCTCATCTATGGCCTGTTCACTATGCACTTCCGCAAGGGGCTCCGGAGGTTTTACTGCAATGGCACCACGGTGTCCGACCTGGACAACCACACGGTTTTAACTGGATCTTTCACTTCTGCTGCCAACTCTTTGCCGCTGAAAAGAGAGGTGAGCCCCGCGGCCCACGAGAGGGTCGTGTTGCGCAATCTCAACCACAACGAGGCGGAGTCCACGTCCCCAAGAAGCAGATTTTTAACAGCGGACAATGATGCAGAGACGGATccaaacccctccagccccgagAGCCTCGCATGA